The Pseudoalteromonas arctica A 37-1-2 genome includes a region encoding these proteins:
- a CDS encoding cytochrome c/FTR1 family iron permease yields MVMASFSVSASPNEQTKIKQIAQLAEYVGVDYVAAVGNGEILDPDEYKEMTEFSHVIIEQAGQLSSQTNEFDTVKAQAKALHSAIANKASVADVRAASSALRESLLTFMPQLSLPASLLPVEQTKALFAANCSMCHGPSGQGDGPLAKNLSPEPTNFTDEERATNRSLMGLFDAVSNGINDTPMVAFTQFNEQQRWSLAFYVGSLAFKDVQKPQNLEQNITASQIVNLNPAQLSAGQSETQAHYVKWLRGNPEQLFTGKKNPITVTRTQLLAAQAAHAKGNYSQASDLAISAYLDGFELVENNLNAYDETLRKNIEVQLMNLRQTFKNEKDTAIVGEKVSAALAQLAKADSMLNETKLTDGALLSASLVILLREGLEALLVIIALMTVLIKTKRQDALKYVHIGWVSALLAGGLTWAAAQTLIEISGASREVMEGAGALFAAVILLYVGVWMHSKTSAQQWQKYIKDNIDKRLESGTLWGLAGLSFIAVYREVFETVLFYQSLLTQSSPAQYSSIASGFAIAIAILAIITWVLIKYSIKLPVAKFFAITTYLLFALSFVLMGKAVIALQEADIIGIAPLPMSFDIAWLGIKSTWQGIVAQVCVFAIFSFYILKSKSQN; encoded by the coding sequence ATGGTCATGGCAAGCTTTAGTGTTTCAGCCTCGCCTAATGAGCAAACAAAAATAAAACAAATTGCACAGCTTGCAGAGTATGTAGGTGTTGATTACGTGGCAGCTGTTGGGAATGGTGAAATACTTGATCCTGACGAATATAAAGAAATGACTGAATTTTCGCACGTTATTATTGAGCAAGCTGGACAGCTATCAAGCCAAACAAATGAGTTTGATACAGTAAAGGCACAAGCTAAAGCCCTGCATTCAGCGATTGCCAATAAAGCGAGTGTTGCCGATGTACGTGCAGCAAGCTCAGCGCTTCGCGAGTCGCTACTTACCTTTATGCCGCAACTATCGTTACCTGCATCACTACTTCCTGTTGAGCAAACCAAAGCGCTTTTTGCTGCTAACTGTTCAATGTGTCACGGCCCTAGTGGTCAAGGCGACGGCCCGCTTGCAAAAAACTTATCACCAGAGCCTACCAATTTTACCGATGAAGAACGCGCAACTAACCGCTCATTAATGGGGTTATTTGACGCTGTAAGTAACGGTATTAACGACACGCCAATGGTTGCTTTTACTCAATTTAATGAACAACAACGTTGGTCTTTAGCTTTTTATGTAGGTAGCTTGGCATTTAAAGATGTTCAAAAACCACAAAATCTAGAGCAAAACATTACCGCTTCGCAGATTGTAAACTTAAACCCTGCACAATTATCGGCAGGTCAAAGTGAAACACAAGCACATTACGTTAAATGGCTTCGTGGTAATCCAGAGCAACTATTTACCGGTAAAAAGAATCCGATAACGGTTACTCGCACGCAGTTACTTGCAGCGCAAGCCGCGCATGCTAAAGGCAATTACTCACAAGCAAGTGATTTAGCAATTAGCGCTTACCTAGATGGCTTTGAGCTTGTTGAAAACAACTTAAATGCCTACGACGAAACACTGCGTAAAAACATCGAAGTACAACTGATGAACCTGCGCCAAACATTTAAAAACGAGAAAGATACAGCCATCGTTGGCGAAAAAGTAAGTGCAGCGCTAGCTCAACTCGCTAAAGCAGATAGCATGCTAAACGAAACCAAACTAACTGATGGTGCACTCCTCTCAGCGAGTTTAGTTATATTACTACGCGAAGGCCTAGAAGCACTCCTCGTTATTATTGCCCTTATGACCGTACTTATTAAAACTAAACGCCAAGACGCACTTAAATATGTACATATTGGTTGGGTAAGCGCACTTCTTGCAGGTGGTTTAACGTGGGCTGCGGCGCAAACATTAATAGAAATAAGTGGTGCAAGTCGCGAAGTTATGGAAGGTGCTGGTGCATTGTTTGCCGCTGTAATTTTACTTTATGTTGGCGTATGGATGCACAGTAAAACCAGTGCGCAGCAATGGCAAAAATACATCAAAGACAATATAGATAAGCGTCTTGAGTCGGGTACATTATGGGGTTTAGCAGGGCTTTCGTTTATAGCCGTATACCGAGAAGTATTCGAAACTGTATTGTTCTATCAGTCTTTATTAACGCAAAGCTCGCCTGCCCAATATTCATCTATTGCTTCGGGTTTTGCGATAGCTATTGCAATACTGGCTATTATCACGTGGGTATTAATTAAGTACTCAATTAAATTACCGGTTGCTAAGTTTTTTGCAATTACCACTTACCTATTATTTGCACTCTCGTTTGTGCTTATGGGCAAAGCCGTTATTGCATTACAAGAGGCCGACATAATAGGTATTGCGCCGCTACCAATGAGCTTTGATATAGCATGGCTTGGTATTAAGTCGACATGGCAAGGTATTGTGGCTCAGGTATGTGTGTTCGCTATATTTAGCTTTTATATATTAAAAAGTAAAAGTCAGAACTAA
- a CDS encoding cation:proton antiporter, producing MNAWYLICFLSAIAIFIAFANQYILKMQTTIAITTGSVVISLLLIIAVKLLGDQNALAMTQIVSSIDFNELLLKGMLGFLLYAGALEINLLALRKQRWEITALVLFSTIASTFIVGYLSFYLFSVFGFDVPFIYCLLFGALISPTDPIAVLAIIKQMRAPEGISVQVEGESLFNDGIGLVIFTTIFSVAFYGTDAQFGDIAELFFVDAIGGIAFGLVIALVGHFLIINSRDVNIRLLITLTIPTAGFAAANIWEISGALAMVTSGILMGNITRTKATERTGPEDTRYVKDFWHATDSFLNALLFLIIGMLIVTMPITLGEIGLGLLMVPIVLLARFISVGAPFVIFKRFRTYDKHSVKILTWGGLRGGLALAMAAAIPREQVFVGGSDLHNLIVIVTYVVVIFSIIVQGLTISPLIQSSIKSAEQAK from the coding sequence ATGAATGCTTGGTACCTCATTTGTTTTCTCTCTGCAATTGCAATTTTTATAGCCTTTGCAAACCAGTACATCCTCAAAATGCAAACTACTATTGCCATTACTACCGGCTCTGTGGTTATTTCTTTATTACTGATTATTGCAGTAAAATTATTAGGCGATCAGAACGCATTAGCAATGACCCAAATTGTTTCCAGTATTGACTTTAACGAGTTACTACTTAAAGGCATGTTGGGGTTTTTACTTTATGCGGGTGCGCTCGAAATAAACCTACTTGCCCTGCGTAAGCAGCGGTGGGAAATTACTGCTCTAGTATTGTTTTCAACTATTGCTTCCACATTTATTGTGGGTTATTTAAGCTTTTATTTATTTTCAGTTTTTGGTTTTGATGTCCCTTTTATTTATTGTTTACTGTTTGGCGCGCTTATTAGCCCAACCGACCCTATCGCTGTACTTGCTATTATTAAACAAATGCGAGCGCCAGAAGGCATCTCAGTTCAAGTAGAAGGTGAGTCGCTATTTAACGATGGTATTGGTTTAGTTATATTTACCACTATATTTTCTGTTGCTTTTTATGGCACAGATGCACAATTTGGTGACATAGCAGAGCTATTCTTTGTTGATGCAATAGGAGGCATTGCGTTTGGTTTAGTCATTGCATTAGTTGGCCACTTTTTAATTATTAATAGCCGCGATGTAAATATTCGCTTATTAATTACCTTAACTATCCCAACAGCAGGTTTTGCAGCAGCAAATATTTGGGAAATATCTGGCGCACTTGCCATGGTAACCAGTGGCATATTAATGGGTAATATTACCCGCACTAAAGCAACCGAGCGTACGGGTCCCGAAGACACGCGCTACGTAAAAGATTTTTGGCATGCAACCGACAGTTTTCTAAATGCTCTACTGTTTTTAATAATAGGTATGCTAATAGTCACTATGCCAATCACGCTTGGAGAAATTGGTTTAGGCTTATTAATGGTACCTATTGTACTGCTAGCACGCTTTATAAGTGTAGGTGCACCATTTGTAATTTTTAAACGCTTTAGAACTTACGATAAACACAGTGTTAAAATTTTGACCTGGGGTGGACTACGTGGTGGCCTTGCTCTGGCAATGGCGGCAGCAATCCCACGCGAGCAAGTTTTTGTAGGCGGTTCAGACCTACATAACCTAATCGTTATTGTTACTTACGTAGTGGTTATATTTTCTATTATTGTACAAGGCTTAACTATTTCGCCGCTTATTCAAAGCAGCATTAAGTCAGCTGAGCAAGCCAAGTAA
- a CDS encoding ATP-dependent DNA helicase: MIAIIKQLFSATGPLASSLDGYTPRQPQIDMAVAVADALKNSSQLVVEAGTGTGKTFAYLAPALKSKGRTIISTGSKALQEQLYHRDLPQLVKALGASKKTALLKGRANYLCTYRLNQHVAHVPTDDSDVMHQLAMVAKFASETQSGDLADCIGIEDDAKVLPYVNSTADNCLGKECPDFQSCYIRKARLTAADADVVVINHHLFFADMAVKESGFAELMPKADAYIFDEAHQLSEIASDYFGESISTKKLVDLINDLRAIYRAEIPDMLQLGKSLNKLETSVADLRLQFGVDGSRGDWREKLSDKQICAALHRVISDLDFVYQVLKLCLDRSDKIEHPFERALAFKGQLERVFDTAQTGFSYWYETTRRYLTINITPLNVSAKFAQMMQDTGAGFVFTSATLSVDNKLEHFNASLGLKPKQSMMVDSPFDYPNQALLCLPRYLPESHADNMPHAIVKLTLELIKSAQGRCFVLFTSYRMMHLVAEGLTTQIDYPVYMQGQMSKRIILEKFTRHGNAVLLGTASFWEGVDVRGSTLSCVIIDKLPFAAPDDPLLQAKMQDCQMQGKDPFSHIQLPQAVIALKQGVGRLIRDSKDKGVLVICDNRLVTRQYGQVFLKSLPPMRRTRSLEDANTFLKQIN; this comes from the coding sequence GTGATTGCTATTATCAAACAGCTGTTTAGTGCAACCGGGCCTTTGGCGTCATCGTTAGATGGATATACGCCTCGCCAACCACAAATTGATATGGCAGTAGCTGTTGCAGATGCATTAAAAAACAGTTCGCAATTAGTTGTTGAAGCAGGCACGGGCACTGGTAAAACATTTGCATATTTAGCCCCTGCACTTAAATCAAAAGGCCGAACGATAATATCGACTGGTTCTAAAGCCTTACAAGAACAGTTATACCACCGCGATTTACCTCAATTAGTGAAAGCGCTTGGTGCTTCTAAAAAAACCGCCTTATTAAAAGGGCGTGCCAATTACTTATGTACCTACCGACTTAATCAGCATGTTGCGCATGTACCTACTGATGACTCCGACGTAATGCACCAACTAGCGATGGTGGCTAAGTTTGCCAGTGAAACGCAGTCAGGCGATTTAGCCGATTGTATTGGTATAGAAGATGACGCGAAAGTACTGCCTTATGTAAATTCAACAGCCGATAATTGCTTAGGTAAAGAGTGTCCAGATTTTCAAAGCTGTTATATACGCAAAGCACGTTTAACTGCGGCCGATGCCGATGTAGTTGTGATTAATCACCATTTATTTTTTGCCGACATGGCTGTAAAAGAAAGTGGCTTTGCTGAGCTTATGCCAAAAGCTGACGCGTATATATTTGATGAAGCCCACCAGTTAAGCGAAATTGCCAGTGATTATTTTGGTGAGAGTATTAGTACTAAAAAGCTGGTGGATTTAATTAATGATTTACGTGCTATTTATAGAGCCGAAATTCCCGATATGCTGCAGCTAGGTAAAAGCTTAAATAAGCTTGAAACAAGCGTTGCTGATTTACGATTACAGTTTGGTGTTGATGGCAGTCGAGGCGATTGGCGAGAAAAGCTAAGTGATAAACAAATATGCGCGGCGCTTCACCGCGTCATTAGTGATTTAGATTTTGTTTATCAAGTACTTAAACTTTGCCTAGATAGAAGCGACAAAATTGAGCACCCATTTGAACGTGCACTTGCGTTTAAAGGGCAGTTAGAGCGGGTTTTTGATACAGCCCAAACCGGTTTTAGTTACTGGTATGAAACAACGCGCCGTTATTTAACTATTAATATAACGCCATTAAATGTATCAGCTAAATTTGCTCAAATGATGCAAGACACGGGCGCAGGCTTTGTATTTACTTCAGCAACACTTTCGGTCGACAACAAACTAGAGCATTTTAATGCAAGCCTTGGTTTAAAACCAAAACAAAGCATGATGGTAGATAGCCCATTTGATTACCCTAATCAGGCGTTGCTGTGTTTACCGCGTTACTTACCCGAATCACACGCTGATAATATGCCGCATGCGATTGTAAAATTAACACTTGAGCTTATAAAGTCAGCGCAAGGGCGTTGTTTTGTGTTATTTACGAGCTATCGAATGATGCACTTAGTTGCCGAAGGGCTCACTACACAAATAGACTACCCAGTTTATATGCAGGGGCAAATGTCTAAGCGTATTATTTTAGAGAAATTTACCCGCCATGGTAATGCGGTATTACTCGGCACGGCTTCTTTTTGGGAAGGCGTTGATGTACGCGGCAGCACGTTAAGCTGTGTTATTATAGACAAATTGCCATTTGCAGCCCCTGACGATCCATTGCTTCAAGCTAAAATGCAAGATTGCCAAATGCAGGGAAAAGACCCTTTTTCACACATACAATTACCGCAGGCTGTTATTGCGCTAAAACAAGGTGTAGGGCGTTTAATTCGAGATAGTAAAGACAAAGGCGTACTTGTAATATGCGATAATCGCTTAGTTACACGCCAATATGGCCAAGTATTTTTAAAAAGCTTACCGCCGATGCGCCGCACGCGAAGCTTAGAAGATGCCAATACATTTTTAAAACAAATTAATTAG
- the tsaB gene encoding tRNA (adenosine(37)-N6)-threonylcarbamoyltransferase complex dimerization subunit type 1 TsaB: MIKSNILALDASTEALSIVLHFQGQTFHHFEECPQQHSQKILPLVDELLTKANCKLKDLDVIGFGQGPGSFTGVRISVAIAQGLAYSTNLPLVGVSTLAIMAQQAFEQNGSLSVYPSIDARMGEIYFAHYQAQNNLMLLVNQECVIKPGLLNNDYIATSEPSVAVGTGFKTYPDALNDFENVTINTDITLPDARYMLAHVEAAFLAGDVVKASDAQPKYVRDTVTWKKLPGRE, encoded by the coding sequence ATGATCAAAAGTAATATTCTTGCCCTTGATGCTTCAACTGAAGCACTTTCAATTGTTTTACATTTTCAGGGCCAAACGTTTCATCATTTTGAAGAGTGTCCGCAGCAGCACAGCCAAAAAATACTTCCACTTGTGGATGAACTGTTAACTAAAGCAAACTGTAAATTAAAAGACTTAGATGTCATTGGTTTTGGGCAAGGCCCGGGTAGTTTTACTGGTGTGCGTATTAGTGTAGCAATAGCACAAGGTTTAGCGTATTCAACTAATTTGCCGCTTGTAGGTGTGTCTACTTTGGCTATTATGGCGCAACAAGCGTTTGAACAAAACGGTAGTCTTAGTGTTTATCCAAGCATAGATGCACGCATGGGTGAGATATACTTTGCACATTACCAAGCGCAAAATAATCTAATGCTTTTAGTTAACCAAGAGTGCGTTATAAAACCTGGTTTACTAAACAATGACTATATAGCGACCAGTGAGCCATCTGTAGCGGTAGGCACGGGCTTTAAAACCTATCCTGATGCGCTTAATGACTTTGAAAACGTGACAATTAATACTGATATTACATTGCCTGATGCGCGTTATATGTTAGCGCATGTTGAAGCCGCGTTTTTAGCGGGTGACGTTGTAAAAGCGAGTGACGCTCAACCTAAATATGTGCGCGATACGGTAACGTGGAAAAAGCTACCAGGACGTGAGTAA
- a CDS encoding alkaline phosphatase, which yields MKKQISLLALLCTASGAYAESAPKNVIYMIGDGMGPAYTTAYRYFKDDPATKEVEGTVFDTILKGMAHTYPDDHTYVTDSAAGATALSSGHKSYNGAVAVDTDKKPVKTMLEIAKERGMTTALVVTSQINHATPASFTAHNESRYNYDDIANDYIDNKIAGKLPVDLMLGGGTKYFIRDDRNLVEEFKAAGYQYGDDINNLGQITQIPAIGLYASKGLPFALDMNPTRLTQLTSKALGLLDNQNEEGFFVMIEGSQIDWCGHSNDIACAMAEMDDFAKSIEKAKAYVDKNKDTILVVTADHSTGGLTIGSHGQFKWETDVIKGVKATASKLTDKLMESKDLKPVWTANTNIEFTTENQIKLEQAKKMGEKALNLAVKSIISDASFTGWTTGGHTAVDVQVFAYGKGSEQFIGSQNNTDIADKLIGFIEQ from the coding sequence ATGAAAAAACAGATCAGCTTATTGGCACTTTTATGCACCGCTTCTGGTGCTTACGCAGAATCAGCACCTAAAAATGTAATTTATATGATTGGTGACGGCATGGGTCCGGCTTACACCACGGCTTATCGCTATTTTAAAGATGACCCTGCAACAAAAGAAGTAGAAGGCACGGTTTTTGACACTATTTTAAAAGGCATGGCTCATACCTACCCTGACGACCATACTTATGTAACAGACAGTGCTGCGGGTGCTACAGCGCTTAGTAGCGGTCATAAAAGTTATAATGGCGCAGTTGCTGTAGATACAGACAAGAAACCAGTTAAAACTATGCTTGAAATAGCAAAAGAGCGTGGTATGACAACAGCGCTTGTTGTAACGTCACAAATAAACCATGCAACACCTGCTAGCTTTACAGCTCACAATGAATCTCGTTACAACTACGATGATATTGCTAACGATTATATTGATAATAAGATTGCTGGTAAATTACCCGTTGATTTAATGCTAGGTGGCGGTACTAAATATTTTATTCGAGATGACCGTAATTTAGTTGAAGAATTTAAAGCGGCAGGTTATCAATACGGTGACGATATTAATAATCTGGGCCAAATCACACAAATACCTGCCATTGGTTTGTATGCAAGCAAAGGCCTGCCATTTGCACTTGATATGAACCCAACTCGCCTTACTCAGTTAACATCTAAAGCGCTTGGTTTACTAGATAACCAGAACGAAGAAGGCTTTTTTGTGATGATTGAGGGAAGCCAAATTGATTGGTGTGGTCACTCTAACGATATAGCCTGTGCGATGGCTGAAATGGACGACTTTGCTAAATCAATCGAAAAAGCAAAAGCGTACGTTGATAAAAATAAAGACACGATACTTGTAGTTACAGCCGATCACTCAACGGGCGGTTTAACTATTGGTTCGCACGGCCAATTTAAATGGGAAACAGACGTAATTAAGGGTGTTAAGGCAACTGCTAGTAAGTTAACAGACAAACTTATGGAGTCTAAAGACTTAAAACCAGTATGGACTGCTAACACCAATATTGAATTTACAACTGAAAACCAAATCAAACTTGAGCAAGCTAAAAAAATGGGCGAAAAAGCGCTTAATTTAGCTGTTAAAAGTATTATTAGTGATGCGAGCTTTACTGGCTGGACAACCGGCGGACACACCGCTGTAGACGTTCAAGTATTTGCCTATGGCAAAGGCAGTGAGCAATTTATTGGCTCACAAAATAATACTGATATTGCCGATAAGCTAATTGGCTTTATTGAACAGTAA
- a CDS encoding alpha/beta hydrolase: MQPFNIETNNLNIHGLKVGLGNEIVIALHGWLDNCHSFMPMLNNVNPEHTWYCIDFVGHGLSSWRSDDAHYYFIDYIDDVYQLINALGVKKIHLVGHSMGAMVAGLFASCFSDYVKSVTFIEGIGCVTTPSEGVCEQLKSAVLNRARLKNKKSRIYKSKELIYEARAQTTDLNSELITLLMQRNIKQVLDGFALTTDPKLKNHSGFRFDEAQCIGAIKDLIAPCQLILGNEGYSFVKQNLAKYISYYNSLKVINVDGGHHCHMQSSEHCFEHIQDFMLQNGAC, encoded by the coding sequence GTGCAGCCATTTAATATTGAAACCAATAATTTAAATATTCATGGCTTAAAAGTAGGTTTAGGGAACGAAATAGTAATAGCGTTGCATGGGTGGTTAGACAACTGCCATAGCTTTATGCCAATGTTAAACAACGTTAACCCAGAGCACACTTGGTACTGCATTGACTTTGTTGGGCACGGTTTATCGTCTTGGCGAAGTGATGACGCACACTATTATTTTATTGATTATATTGATGATGTGTACCAACTTATAAATGCGCTTGGTGTTAAAAAAATACATTTAGTAGGTCATTCAATGGGGGCTATGGTTGCAGGTCTTTTTGCTAGCTGCTTTAGCGATTATGTAAAGTCTGTTACCTTTATTGAGGGAATTGGTTGTGTTACAACCCCGAGTGAAGGTGTGTGTGAACAGTTAAAAAGTGCAGTACTAAATAGAGCGCGTTTAAAAAATAAAAAGTCGAGAATTTATAAATCGAAAGAACTTATTTATGAAGCACGCGCTCAAACAACCGATTTAAATAGCGAGCTTATTACGCTATTAATGCAGCGAAATATAAAACAGGTTCTAGATGGTTTTGCGCTAACAACAGATCCAAAGCTCAAAAATCACTCAGGTTTTAGGTTTGATGAGGCGCAATGTATTGGTGCAATAAAAGATTTAATTGCACCATGTCAATTAATTTTAGGTAACGAAGGTTATTCGTTTGTAAAACAAAATTTGGCAAAGTATATTAGTTATTACAATAGCTTGAAGGTCATTAATGTAGATGGTGGGCATCATTGCCACATGCAAAGCAGTGAACACTGTTTTGAGCATATTCAAGACTTTATGCTGCAAAATGGTGCATGTTAA